One window of the Zea mays cultivar B73 chromosome 3, Zm-B73-REFERENCE-NAM-5.0, whole genome shotgun sequence genome contains the following:
- the LOC100276908 gene encoding uncharacterized protein LOC100276908, with the protein MATTTSPVLLGPRRGAGMSLALQALRRSRPLVGFLPHSSPLSTSASPPDAHELLRIDRILTNPAAGGGGSLPSQSQQHPRAATDLHQLLRRAAGLTAAESASLLRRLPGAQPHPRLGRLLQELAGLGLPRGEVKAALASDQEGLLSMDPGEPSRLLDLLRDLRCREAVRDRILAHGALRAAVAARRRVELLHARGLSRHDALRVLAAEPRTMLYSPEDVERKLEFLVETMGFEVGWLVQYPEFLGVNLDRWIIPRHNVVEHLKSVGGLGDPVEMKHYVRLTRRRFYNMFVKPYPECERIFGGLVRERDEMARRRHPTGLWKLFKPAKHERTQEDVQNMKSLVGSLK; encoded by the coding sequence ATGGCCACCACCACATCTCCAGTTCTCCTCGGTCCTCGCCGCGGCGCCGGCATGTCTCTCGCTCTCCAAGCCCTCCGCCGCAGCCGCCCCCTCGTCGGGTTCCTCCCCCACTCCTCCCCTCTCTCCACCTCAGCCTCACCTCCCGACGCCCACGAGCTCCTCCGCATTGACCGCATCCTAACCAACcccgccgccggcggcggcggcagcctaCCCTCGCAATCCCAACAACACCCACGCGCCGCCACCGATCTACACCAGCTCCTCCGCCGCGCCGCCGGCCTCACCGCAGCGGAGTCCGCCTCCCTCCTCCGCCGCCTCCCTGGCGCCCAGCCCCACCCCCGCCTGGGCCGCCTCCTCCAGGAGCTCGCGGGCCTCGGCCTCCCTAGGGGCGAAGTCAAGGCCGCCCTGGCGTCCGACCAGGAAGGTCTCCTCTCCATGGACCCCGGCGAACCGTCCCGGCTCCTCGACCTCCTGCGCGACCTCCGGTGCCGGGAGGCGGTGAGGGACCGGATCCTCGCTCACGGCGCTCTccgcgccgccgtcgccgcccggCGGCGGGTGGAGCTCCTCCACGCGCGCGGGCTGTCCCGCCACGACGCCCTGCGTGTGCTCGCCGCCGAGCCGCGGACGATGCTGTACTCGCCGGAGGACGTGGAGAGGAAGCTGGAGTTCTTGGTGGAAACAATGGGGTTTGAGGTCGGCTGGCTAGTGCAGTACCCGGAGTTCCTGGGCGTGAACCTGGACAGGTGGATCATCCCGCGGCACAATGTGGTGGAGCACCTGAAATCCGTCGGCGGGCTCGGAGACCCCGTTGAAATGAAGCACTATGTGAGGCTCACCCGCAGGAGGTTTTACAACATGTTTGTGAAGCCGTACCCTGAGTGTGAGAGGATATTTGGGGGCCTGGTCAGGGAGAGGGACGAGATGGCGAGGCGGCGACATCCGACCGGCCTATGGAAACTGTTTAAGCCAGCGAAGCATGAGAGAACTCAGGAGGATGTGCAGAACATGAAGTCTCTCGTGGGATCACTGAAATGA
- the LOC103650517 gene encoding uncharacterized protein isoform X1, whose protein sequence is MREEHERAWKHYGCTLMSDGWSDRRGRHLINFLVNSPEGTYFLESVDASSEVHDAYMLADLLEKKVDEIGRDKVVQVVTDNGANYKAAGKLLMDRIPTLFWSPCAAHCLDLMLEDIGNLKEFKKPIARARRVTTFIYRHGRILAAMREKTGGADLVRPAATRFATSFLTLKSLYKHKDALKALFASTAWTDNRLSKTSAGLDVYNIVFSTQFWNSVEDCLRASGPLLIVLRVVDGDERPAMPEVQALMKCAKEKINQSFAVQSKKNLLKKIITIIERRWEKQMDHPLYGAAMYLNPGKLHPLIRNDDDATVGQLRGCFLDVLARMVDDEETRDKINSQAMDYEFLRGAAFSNKMAKDNLQTMTPRKCLWLLLVYYLLVVASSLLNCCDVIAVEWWRSYGGRAIELQRFARRLVSLCASSSGCERNWSTFEFIHTKKRNRLLHKRLNSIVFISYNRKMKARFQKLRQKKGKNFDPLVHEDFNWDNEWADSLHVVPEGGRGCECGLTWDLVDNAIGASQALRGRNLPRRAHNVYSRRNSVAAQNMSEAEEEDEDEDEDVPHDDAEITDCEDESNGGNDGEEGEAPNIPGEFDDDF, encoded by the exons ATGAGGGAGGAACATGAGCGTGCATGGAAACACTATGGTTGCACACTCATGTCTGATGGATGGTCTGATAGGAGGGGACGCCATCTCATTAACTTCTTAGTGAACAGCCCAGAGGGCACTTACTTTTTAGAGTCCGTTGATGCATCTAGTGAAGTACATGATGCATACATGCTTGCTGATTTGCTTGAGAAAAAAGTTGATGAGATTGGGAGAGACAAGGTTGTACAAGTTGTTACTGATAATGGTGCCAATTACAAAGCTGCAGGCAAGCTTCTAATGGATAGGATTCCTACATTATTTTGGAGTCCATGTGCTGCACATTGCTTGGACCTAATGTTGGAGGACATAGGAAACTTGAAGGAATTCAAGAAACCAATTGCACGTGCAAGGCGTGTGACAACTTTCATATACCGACATGGGAGAATTCTTGCTGCCATGAGAGAGAAAACTGGTGGGGCTGATCTTGTGAGGCCTGCCGCCACTCGTTTTGCTACTTCCTTTCTCACATTGAAGAGCTTGTACAAGCACAAGGATGCTTTGAAGGCTTTATTTGCAAGCACAGCTTGGACTGATAACAGGTTGTCAAAGACAAGTGCTGGATTGGATGTGTATAACATTGTCTTCTCCACACAGTTTTGGAATTCAGTAGAAGATTGCCTTAGAGCTTCAGGGCCACTACTTATTGTACTTAGGGTGGTAGATGGAGATGAGAGGCCAGCTATGCCAGAGGTCCAAGCATTGATGAAATGTGCAAAGGAAAAGATCAATCAAAGCTTTGCTGTCCAAAGCAAGAAGAATTTActcaagaaaatcataactataaTTGAACGGCGTTGGGAGAAACAGATGGATCACCCATTGTATGGGGCTGCAATGTATTTGAACCCAGGAAAGCTGCATCCTCTCATAAGAAATGATGATGATGCTACTGTTGGTCAGCTAAGAGGTTGCTTTCTTGATGTGCTTGCAAGAATGGTAGATGATGAGGAAACTAGAGACAAGATCAATTCTCAAGCAATGGACTACGAGTTTCTTAGAGGAGCAGCTTTTTCAAATAAGATGGCCAAAGATAACCTACAAACTATGACCCCACGTAAGTGTTTGTGGCTGTTACTAGTTTACTACTTACTAGTTGTTGCTAGTAGCTTGCTAAATTGTTGTGATGTTATTGCAGTTGAGTGGTGGCGTTCGTATGGTGGTCGTGCTATTGAGTTACAGAGATTTGCTAGACGTTTGGTGAGTCTTTGTGCGTCTTCATCAGGTTGTGAACGCAATTGGAGTACCTTTGAATTT ATCCATACAAAGAAAAGAAACCGATTGTTGCATAAGAGGTTGAATTCTATTGTCTTCATTTCCTACAACAGAAAGATGAAAGCTAGGTTCCAAAAACTACGCCAGAAGAAGGGGAAAAACTTTGATCCATTGGTTCATGAGGACTTCAACTGGGACAATGAGTGGGCTGATTCTTTGCATGTAGTCCCTGAAGGTGGGCGTGGGTGTGAGTGTGGCCTTACATGGGACCTTGTGGATAATGCCATTGGAGCATCGCAAGCACTTCGTGGCCGAAACTTACCAAGAAGGGCCCATAATGTGTATTCAAGAAGAAATTCTGTTGCTGCACAAAACATGTCAGAGGCTGAAGAggaagatgaagatgaagatgaagatgttCCACATGACGATGCAGAAATCACAGATTGTGAAGATGAATCTAATGGTGGCAATGATGGTGAAGAAGGGGAGGCACCCAATATCCCAGGAGAGTTTGATGATGATTTTTGA
- the LOC103650517 gene encoding uncharacterized protein isoform X2, producing MREEHERAWKHYGCTLMSDGWSDRRGRHLINFLVNSPEGTYFLESVDASSEVHDAYMLADLLEKKVDEIGRDKVVQVVTDNGANYKAAGKLLMDRIPTLFWSPCAAHCLDLMLEDIGNLKEFKKPIARARRVTTFIYRHGRILAAMREKTGGADLVRPAATRFATSFLTLKSLYKHKDALKALFASTAWTDNRLSKTSAGLDVYNIVFSTQFWNSVEDCLRASGPLLIVLRVVDGDERPAMPEVQALMKCAKEKINQSFAVQSKKNLLKKIITIIERRWEKQMDHPLYGAAMYLNPGKLHPLIRNDDDATVGQLRGCFLDVLARMVDDEETRDKINSQAMDYEFLRGAAFSNKMAKDNLQTMTPLEWWRSYGGRAIELQRFARRLVSLCASSSGCERNWSTFEFIHTKKRNRLLHKRLNSIVFISYNRKMKARFQKLRQKKGKNFDPLVHEDFNWDNEWADSLHVVPEGGRGCECGLTWDLVDNAIGASQALRGRNLPRRAHNVYSRRNSVAAQNMSEAEEEDEDEDEDVPHDDAEITDCEDESNGGNDGEEGEAPNIPGEFDDDF from the exons ATGAGGGAGGAACATGAGCGTGCATGGAAACACTATGGTTGCACACTCATGTCTGATGGATGGTCTGATAGGAGGGGACGCCATCTCATTAACTTCTTAGTGAACAGCCCAGAGGGCACTTACTTTTTAGAGTCCGTTGATGCATCTAGTGAAGTACATGATGCATACATGCTTGCTGATTTGCTTGAGAAAAAAGTTGATGAGATTGGGAGAGACAAGGTTGTACAAGTTGTTACTGATAATGGTGCCAATTACAAAGCTGCAGGCAAGCTTCTAATGGATAGGATTCCTACATTATTTTGGAGTCCATGTGCTGCACATTGCTTGGACCTAATGTTGGAGGACATAGGAAACTTGAAGGAATTCAAGAAACCAATTGCACGTGCAAGGCGTGTGACAACTTTCATATACCGACATGGGAGAATTCTTGCTGCCATGAGAGAGAAAACTGGTGGGGCTGATCTTGTGAGGCCTGCCGCCACTCGTTTTGCTACTTCCTTTCTCACATTGAAGAGCTTGTACAAGCACAAGGATGCTTTGAAGGCTTTATTTGCAAGCACAGCTTGGACTGATAACAGGTTGTCAAAGACAAGTGCTGGATTGGATGTGTATAACATTGTCTTCTCCACACAGTTTTGGAATTCAGTAGAAGATTGCCTTAGAGCTTCAGGGCCACTACTTATTGTACTTAGGGTGGTAGATGGAGATGAGAGGCCAGCTATGCCAGAGGTCCAAGCATTGATGAAATGTGCAAAGGAAAAGATCAATCAAAGCTTTGCTGTCCAAAGCAAGAAGAATTTActcaagaaaatcataactataaTTGAACGGCGTTGGGAGAAACAGATGGATCACCCATTGTATGGGGCTGCAATGTATTTGAACCCAGGAAAGCTGCATCCTCTCATAAGAAATGATGATGATGCTACTGTTGGTCAGCTAAGAGGTTGCTTTCTTGATGTGCTTGCAAGAATGGTAGATGATGAGGAAACTAGAGACAAGATCAATTCTCAAGCAATGGACTACGAGTTTCTTAGAGGAGCAGCTTTTTCAAATAAGATGGCCAAAGATAACCTACAAACTATGACCCCAC TTGAGTGGTGGCGTTCGTATGGTGGTCGTGCTATTGAGTTACAGAGATTTGCTAGACGTTTGGTGAGTCTTTGTGCGTCTTCATCAGGTTGTGAACGCAATTGGAGTACCTTTGAATTT ATCCATACAAAGAAAAGAAACCGATTGTTGCATAAGAGGTTGAATTCTATTGTCTTCATTTCCTACAACAGAAAGATGAAAGCTAGGTTCCAAAAACTACGCCAGAAGAAGGGGAAAAACTTTGATCCATTGGTTCATGAGGACTTCAACTGGGACAATGAGTGGGCTGATTCTTTGCATGTAGTCCCTGAAGGTGGGCGTGGGTGTGAGTGTGGCCTTACATGGGACCTTGTGGATAATGCCATTGGAGCATCGCAAGCACTTCGTGGCCGAAACTTACCAAGAAGGGCCCATAATGTGTATTCAAGAAGAAATTCTGTTGCTGCACAAAACATGTCAGAGGCTGAAGAggaagatgaagatgaagatgaagatgttCCACATGACGATGCAGAAATCACAGATTGTGAAGATGAATCTAATGGTGGCAATGATGGTGAAGAAGGGGAGGCACCCAATATCCCAGGAGAGTTTGATGATGATTTTTGA